CGTATAGTCTTTCCCTTAGTATGACCCAGAGCTGTTCCGTTGCTTAATAGACCTCATTTCAGTGACAAACTATATATGCAGGTGAGGTTCATATATAGCTTTTGTTCTCATTCATATCGTACAACATATATCAGTTCCTTGCAGTGATCAGGCAACATAGGACTGTATGCCTGCATCAATATATCATGGTTTCCCAAGTGTTCTGAGTTTATGTTTTTAGAACTTCCATCGCACTCCCTATTTTTTGTTTGTTATTAAATTTTTAGCCATATTCATTCTAGTAGCCTCAGATATTTAAGCTACTTCTCATATTGCTTACatcaattgtctgacagtgagctTGGCTTTGAGATCGAACCTAAATGTCTCATTTAGTTAGGTATAGGTTACTTGGATGCATCTTACGAAGTTTAATAGATTCATggtctatttttattttttgggTGCAGTTCCATTTTATTGTTTTTGTATTTTTGATGCTCCTATAAGAAAACTTACAAGATTCAGTTGCTTTATAGCTGGCTGCTTCCAGCACCTATTATTGTACATGTCAGTCTGTCTACCACAACTCTGAGTGCCTTCCGCATTGAACTTCTGATGTGTAGGTATAGGTATATGTGCATTGGATGAATGAATTACATTCTATGAACTTGTGATTCACACGTGCTCTATGCTCAGCACACCAATGCTTTTTGTACACTAGGATAAGACTTATTACAAAGAGATGAAATAAGCACGTATAGTGAACTCAACTCCAGACCCACTTACCATGGTTCATAGATTTCAATGTGACATTTTTAGATTATATGCGCCTTCTCTATTTATCATATGGAATATCTGCTGGTTTTGAAATTAACATTTTGCATTTTGGTTTATTCTAATTTCATATCAAAGGTTGTTTTGCATTTCAGTTTATTGTAATTTTACACCTACCACTTTAATTGGACACCATGTATACTATATGACTCCCATACATTTCTTTCTTTAATTAAACGCTATTTTCTTTTCGCACTTACTTTGAGGTTTAAGGTCCCATCAATCATCTTCCTGGTAGTTTTTGTCCTGCAGTCTACATGTCGTTGCTCAAAATATCAATTAAGTCCACCTTTACAGTGGTATAGGAAGTTAATCTAAGTGATTTTTTTGTTTCCTTGCAGCCTTGTGATCTGATTTCTTCAACTCAAGATTCCTaaaatttcatgttcattttcttcAACTCGACTTCCAAAACTTGGAGATTTATGACATTCCACAGTAGGTGAATTGTACAGTCATGACAGTTGCAGtttgccaatggtacctacattgCCACCGCTACAAATAAATAGATTGTACAATACACTTGATTATATATTTTGTTTTCCTgatatataaaacaataaaattggCTTCAATGTATAATAGTTACTTAAAAAGGCTCTTGAAATGAGTTACCCTTCTGTCTATGGTCACTTTTGCGACTACTGCTTATGATTGGCTATAACGCTTGGCATGTAATTCAAAACATCAGATTTATTGTGCTACCTAAGCTGAATCTCAGCTATTAAACATTGATTACAGGTtaatcttaattactgattgatcgtgccattctccttgattgaatattgcttgtcatgtgatagaggaatcacggcaaaataggaattagaaaattattgtgctatccatatacacattgcatgtttacaTGCACCaaatacatggcaacgagcaaaagaaaagagaattaacacagaaggaaagataaTTAAGACAAAAGAAAAGAGAGGGACTGCTATCAATCCTCTGCTATAAATTATGTGGCCTCGCCATAGCCCCCACCCTCGCCAGCTGAGCTCGCCCTTGCTCGCACCGGCCTCCGCCCTCGCGCCCTCCCTCGTGCACCGGCTGTGCTTCTTCATAGCGCGTCGCCTGCCGCCATCGCCTTCGCCATCTTGCTGTGCCCTCGAGGAGGACTGCGGACTGCATAAAAATACTTTCTGCTCATCCAAGTGGTGAACGTATCCAGGTGACCACCACCATCCCCTTTTTCTGCTCTTTATTTACTTTCCTGCGCATCGGCACAAGCAAGGCAACAAGGAGAATGATTATTTTCAATACTTGCTAATTGGAAGAGTGAAAAAAATACTCAAAACCGAACTGAACTGCTGCTATGCCAAACCGAAATGAACTGCTGCTATATAGCTACGCATATATGAGCTGAAACACATGCATATATTTTTAATCGGCAAGAGCAAACAAGGATCAGTACAGAGATTAACTTAAAACTTAACAAGGTATACACATAATACGATGCAGTATCTATCAACAAGCAGCACCATTAAATATGATATAGAATTTAATGTCAAAATGTAACTGCTGTAAGAATAGTTGAGGAAAGCAATGTTCAGAACATAAACAAACATGGTTTCTAGCATAGTATTTTTTGCAAATTTAGTTCATTGCCCAGAATCCTTATAGGGCTGCAGCCTTGACAGTTACCATACAACATAGATAAAACTCTGAATTTTAATGCAGTCCTATACTGCTAGAGTACATCAATATATGCAAATCTGAACTTGCatgccaaaaaaaaaatgaacaCAATAATTAGCAGCAAGCTAATGAACGCAGCAGAAAAAAGAAATATTATCAAACTCACTTGAATCGGCTATGGATGATACTAGCTGCAAGCTATTTAAAGCAGCTCTTTCAGAGAACATCCAAATAACCAATTCCAGTTAGTAACTGAATGTTCAGCACGTTCAGCAAGCTATTTAAAGCAGCACGTTCAGTAATCTACTGAACGCAGCAGAAAAATGAAACAACTTTTTTTTCTTGTGATGCATTTAATTTTCTACTGATGTGTGTCACGTTTAGAGAACATCCAAATAACCAATTCTAGTTTTATAGGAGTAACCTGACACGAGAAGGATGTAAATTAGCTACTTACATGCAGAAATTCAAAATAACAGGGGAAGCTTAGCCATGTTATAAATAGTTCCGAAAAAGTGATTAGTTATAGCCTCCCAGAGCAGCTAACACGAGGGAGTGAAACTTGGGTTCCAGCCTCCCATGCATTTAATCTCCCCGATAGGGTTTCTGCAATGCTGTTGGGGTGTCCTGATATTTATTCAGAACGACGTGTATCTCCCCGATAGTTCAAATTTTGTTGGCGCGTGGCTACGCACGGATATAAAATTTGCGGTCATGTATGCTAACAAATTAACAATGTAGGTGTTGTAGTTATTTCAGAGGCTTCACATGATGTCATCAAGATAACAGGACAGAGGCACAGAGCACGCGAACAACTTTAAATCTTTAATTGCTTGCCGATCTCCATAGAATAATAGTATATTATGTTCGACTAATGCATCATGTATATTTTTCATCGTTTTGGTTTCTCAGTTGCCGATATGGGTTCTGGCTGTCGGTCGCTCAAAAGAAAGAGGGTGTACGCTGACCCACCGCCTGCAATCACCGATACACACATCTACAGGTAACTACATTACATTTATCTTGTAAATGATCGAGGCAATCATTTTCTGTCAACATAGATTTACTCGTGTGTTTTATCATTTTGATTGACACGGACGGGATTGTAGATGGGTTGAATTCCATGAAGTAGGAATGGAACACATATCTTCCATATGGGATGTGGGTGCCATAGTTTTTTAGAAAGGCAACGTACGACATCACCATGGTGATACAAATTTGCGTGTAATTTTGAAGGATGAGCAGGTGTATTTTGAGCTCATCTTTTTGGACCAtgtctaatttttttttctacaGACCATTGTTATCTATCTGTTGGATCTAATATTCTTATAGGGACCAAAATAGAAGCGGTTGCGTACGGCGACCAAACCATGAGGTTTGATCGTTTGCTTCATGAATGTTATGACTTCATGAGAGTTAGCCTACTCATGTTGGTCCTTTGGGCTACATCTTTCGTTTATGTGCTGACTACTTCGTGGTTCTATTCCCACAAAGTATGGCTAATGCACCACCGAGAGAGCTATGGATTTGTCAGTGTCCTCGTACCTTTATGAAATTCGATGATGTATACGCTCAAGCTGAGTATTTTTTTGCAGGTATACCTCATATGCCTATATTTAAAAATACATAGTTAATTGTTCATGCTCCTATTCCATCAATAACTATCGTTTGTGTTTGTAGATGTCATTGGTATagttgtgcatgtgtctaatattcGAGAAAGGGATGACGTGCGGATGCGACCATACACATATGTGGTGCTGATGAATGAAAGGTATTTAGAATGAAAATTTTATCATTGCTCCATGCTATTAATTTTTTATCGTTTGATGCTAATCAATTTTGTAACTCATAGGTACCACTGCATCATAAAAACCGTCAAGTATACACACATGCCGTCACTTATCGGAATGGCGGCTGAGTGGCAACAGAGTTGCGCATTTTAGCTGGTCTCCATGTACAAATGAATAGAAAAGAGATGTATTGTATCACTGATGTCCTCATATGTATTGACTAAATAAAGTATCAGTTATTACATTTTTTTGCTCGTGCATGATAGGCGGAGTGACCACTACTGACGATTTTAGCGAATTGGTATTCAGTCGTTTTTGTAATCAGGCGCATGATTTTCAAAGTGATGTTCTTTTGGGGTAATTCATTGATTTAATTTATTGACTACAACACTGACCcaaaagttttttatttgtttataggccTACACAATCGTCTGCTTGTTGATGAAGCCAGACGTCGCTGAGTTCAAGAATTTGCTAAGGACACTGTGTCCGCGTCTCATAGATTTAGAGAACTAAATAATATTGAAATTATTTACAGCGCTTGTGACATGCACTTTAAATAGATGATGGAGATGAATTTAGTTTAATATAATAGTCATTTTGTGCATTTTCATTGGTCAAACAGGTTCAAAATATATggattgagcaatgtttgttTGACATATTTGATTGCTTCATTTAGTTTGTAATATCGGAGACTTCTTGCCTATATAAAACATTATTTTAGGCGCATCacagaaaggtctataaagtagagtttgtgagcctgtgacgccgtgctctccgtgactgttaatttcataaactttattttttggattaactgtaactttaactgttgatatttaatttaatttttacagtattattatcttatcgtacgatccgtatgtttttagtataaattgttaactatcccgtagcaacgcacggacacgcttCCTAGTAACACTAAAGAATGAGAGGCGCTAATAGCCGGATATAGCCCGCGAAATCCGCTAAATAAGGTATGATTTAGCGCCGCTAGCGTCGTCGCACCTCACTGTTCTATGCCTGTCATCTGTCGAAGCAAAACCAGGAGCTAGCGTGGACCTTCCCGCTGTTCGCCGTGGCTGCC
This DNA window, taken from Miscanthus floridulus cultivar M001 chromosome 13, ASM1932011v1, whole genome shotgun sequence, encodes the following:
- the LOC136501869 gene encoding uncharacterized protein isoform X5 is translated as MLPIWVLAVGRSKERGCTLTHRLQSPIHTSTGTKIEAVAYGDQTMSMANAPPRELWICQCPRTFMKFDDVYAQAEYFFADVIGIVVHVSNIRERDDVRMRPYTYVVLMNERYHCIIKTVKYTHMPSLIGMAAEWQQSCAF